One genomic region from Streptomyces sp. NBC_00457 encodes:
- a CDS encoding sodium:solute symporter family protein: MNSLDWAVLIGYFGVMVAIGVWSHKRVDNVSDFFTAGGKMPWWLSGISHHMSGYSAVMFTGYAGIAYTYGVTSFVTWSFPIALGIAIGSKLFAPRINRLRSRLRVASPLEYLKNRYDLKTQQALAWSGMLLKIVDVGAKWAAIATLLSVFTGVSLNQGILITGSITAVYCTIGGLWADALTELGQFVIQLLAGVAMFVAVIVELDNKGIGFFGAWDEPALQGHDKPLVGPYGTVFLLAFLFIKLFEYNGGMLNQAQRYMATRNAHEAERSARLSAILWLVWPLVLFFPMWMSPLLVESQKPDGSDSYGLMTEQLLPHGLLGLVIVGFFSHTMAMCSSDANAIAAVFTRDCAPVIWRRARTWSEGQGLRVARVATVVFLGLSMAAATQVNSPAFKDIITVVIKWVAGLMGPMAIPMMLGLLRPFRRSGPTAALTSWAMGLFAFWLVNYPINWNVEGGVPLQYQVSIPLAVSLVLYILIGFVKPEDTPERLAIIEKINTDGDGAAAAAVPAPAGAGDDVVRTTVKD; the protein is encoded by the coding sequence ATGAACAGTCTCGACTGGGCCGTGCTCATCGGCTATTTCGGTGTGATGGTCGCCATCGGCGTCTGGTCGCACAAGCGCGTGGACAACGTCAGCGACTTCTTCACGGCCGGCGGCAAGATGCCCTGGTGGCTCTCCGGCATCTCGCACCACATGTCGGGCTACAGCGCGGTGATGTTCACCGGGTACGCGGGCATCGCCTACACCTACGGCGTCACCTCCTTCGTGACCTGGTCCTTCCCGATCGCCCTCGGTATCGCCATCGGGTCGAAGCTGTTCGCGCCGCGCATCAACCGGCTGCGCTCCCGGCTGCGCGTAGCCTCCCCGCTCGAGTACCTGAAGAACCGCTACGACCTCAAGACCCAGCAGGCGCTGGCCTGGTCCGGGATGCTGCTGAAGATCGTGGACGTGGGCGCGAAGTGGGCCGCGATCGCCACGCTGCTGTCGGTGTTCACAGGTGTGTCGCTGAACCAGGGCATCCTCATCACCGGTTCCATCACCGCGGTCTACTGCACCATCGGCGGCCTGTGGGCGGACGCGCTGACCGAGCTCGGTCAGTTCGTCATCCAACTCCTCGCCGGTGTCGCGATGTTCGTCGCGGTGATCGTCGAACTCGACAACAAGGGCATCGGGTTCTTCGGCGCCTGGGACGAGCCGGCGCTCCAGGGCCACGACAAACCGCTGGTCGGACCGTACGGCACCGTCTTCCTGCTCGCGTTCCTCTTCATCAAGCTCTTCGAGTACAACGGCGGCATGCTCAACCAGGCCCAGCGCTACATGGCCACGCGCAACGCGCACGAGGCCGAGCGCTCGGCACGGCTGTCGGCGATCCTCTGGCTGGTGTGGCCGCTCGTCCTGTTCTTCCCCATGTGGATGTCGCCGCTGCTGGTCGAGTCGCAGAAGCCGGACGGTTCCGACTCGTACGGCCTGATGACCGAACAGCTCCTCCCGCACGGCCTGTTGGGCCTGGTCATCGTCGGCTTCTTCTCGCACACCATGGCCATGTGCTCCTCCGACGCCAACGCGATCGCGGCCGTCTTCACCCGTGACTGCGCGCCGGTGATCTGGCGCCGGGCACGGACCTGGAGCGAGGGTCAGGGTCTGCGGGTGGCCCGCGTGGCCACGGTCGTCTTCCTGGGCCTGTCCATGGCGGCGGCCACCCAGGTCAACTCCCCGGCCTTCAAGGACATCATCACGGTCGTGATCAAGTGGGTGGCCGGTCTGATGGGCCCGATGGCGATCCCGATGATGCTGGGCCTGCTGCGCCCGTTCCGCCGCTCGGGACCGACCGCCGCGCTCACCAGCTGGGCCATGGGCCTGTTCGCCTTCTGGCTGGTCAACTACCCGATCAACTGGAACGTCGAGGGCGGCGTCCCGCTCCAGTACCAGGTGTCGATCCCGCTGGCGGTGTCGCTGGTCCTGTACATCCTCATCGGCTTCGTGAAGCCGGAGGACACCCCGGAACGGCTCGCCATCATCGAGAAGATCAACACGGACGGGGACGGGGCGGCGGCCGCCGCGGTACCGGCTCCGGCGGGGGCGGGGGACGACGTGGTGCGTACGACGGTGAAGGACTGA
- a CDS encoding SDR family oxidoreductase gives MSLLAGKTVVVSGVGAGLGHQVAAAVVRDGGNAVLGARTEANLAKSAAEIDPDGAHTAYRATDITDETQCEALAGLARERFGGIDAVVHVAAWDGYFGGLEDADFVTWQSVIDVNLLGSLRMTRACLPPLKERGGSVVFIGTQSAVAAPSEVRQAAYAASKGALTSAMYSLARELGPYRIRVNTVLPGWMWGPPVRAFVQFAAQTEAVPEGDVLKRLTDRMALPELATDGDVADAAVFLSSDRARAITGQSLLVNAGELMR, from the coding sequence ATGTCACTGCTCGCGGGCAAGACGGTCGTCGTGTCGGGAGTCGGGGCCGGGCTCGGGCATCAGGTCGCGGCGGCCGTCGTACGGGACGGGGGCAATGCCGTGCTGGGGGCGCGGACGGAGGCGAATCTGGCCAAGAGCGCCGCCGAGATCGATCCGGACGGGGCGCACACGGCATACCGGGCGACGGACATCACCGACGAGACGCAGTGCGAGGCCCTGGCCGGGCTGGCGCGGGAGCGGTTCGGGGGGATCGACGCGGTCGTCCATGTGGCCGCGTGGGACGGCTACTTCGGCGGTCTGGAGGATGCCGACTTCGTGACGTGGCAGTCGGTGATCGACGTGAATCTGCTGGGGTCGCTGCGGATGACCCGGGCCTGCCTGCCCCCGCTGAAGGAACGCGGGGGCTCGGTGGTGTTCATCGGGACGCAGTCGGCGGTGGCAGCGCCCTCGGAGGTGCGGCAGGCGGCGTACGCGGCGTCCAAGGGTGCGCTGACGAGCGCGATGTACTCGCTGGCGCGGGAGCTCGGGCCGTATCGGATCCGGGTGAACACCGTGCTGCCGGGGTGGATGTGGGGGCCGCCGGTGCGGGCGTTCGTGCAGTTCGCCGCGCAGACGGAGGCGGTGCCGGAGGGGGACGTACTGAAGCGGCTGACGGACCGGATGGCGCTGCCGGAGCTGGCCACGGACGGGGACGTGGCCGACGCGGCGGTTTTCCTGTCGTCGGACCGGGCGCGGGCCATCACGGGGCAGTCGTTGCTGGTCAACGCGGGGGAGCTGATGCGCTGA
- a CDS encoding diacylglycerol/lipid kinase family protein, whose protein sequence is MTNPRSGGGKTARYGLVQRAEDMGAQVWTTRPELDAASLARNAVQEGAQVLGAAGGDGTVSAVAAVAADTGRSLVVVPAGTRNHFARDLGLDIRDPGQALDALVDGEPARVDLGVLGSRVFVNNVSFGMYADALLEPGYREDKPRAFAAVAPDYLKGKQWVEARVDTPGGTIEFPQVVLISNNPYHLATPRWLGRRFSLSTGQLGAIVLKRPAEAPPDLLRHLRGELRQHKRGADPAGEGVVVWSSPGIALHGDVRHLDAGIDGEAVRLPLPVLCGIRPGALRVLLPKDRPRIPPERAVRH, encoded by the coding sequence GTGACGAACCCACGCTCGGGCGGCGGCAAGACTGCTCGTTACGGCTTGGTACAGCGGGCCGAGGACATGGGAGCTCAGGTCTGGACGACCAGACCGGAACTGGACGCGGCGTCGCTCGCGAGGAACGCCGTCCAGGAGGGGGCGCAGGTGCTGGGGGCCGCGGGCGGCGACGGCACCGTGTCGGCAGTCGCCGCAGTGGCCGCCGACACGGGCCGGTCACTGGTCGTGGTCCCCGCGGGCACCCGGAACCACTTCGCCCGGGACCTAGGCCTCGACATCCGCGATCCGGGGCAGGCGCTGGACGCCCTGGTCGACGGTGAGCCCGCCCGAGTGGACCTGGGGGTGCTCGGCTCGCGTGTCTTCGTCAACAACGTCTCTTTCGGTATGTACGCCGACGCCCTGCTGGAGCCCGGGTACCGGGAGGACAAGCCGCGCGCGTTCGCCGCGGTGGCGCCCGACTATCTCAAGGGCAAGCAGTGGGTCGAGGCCCGCGTGGACACCCCAGGGGGGACCATCGAGTTCCCGCAGGTGGTGCTGATCTCCAACAACCCCTACCACCTGGCCACACCGCGCTGGCTGGGGCGTCGCTTCTCCCTCAGCACGGGACAGTTGGGCGCCATCGTCCTCAAGCGCCCGGCGGAGGCGCCCCCGGATCTTCTGCGGCACCTGCGCGGCGAACTGCGGCAGCACAAGCGCGGTGCTGACCCGGCGGGTGAAGGAGTCGTCGTCTGGTCGTCTCCCGGCATCGCACTGCACGGTGACGTGCGGCACCTGGACGCGGGGATCGACGGCGAAGCGGTGCGGCTTCCTCTCCCCGTCCTGTGCGGAATCCGGCCGGGTGCCCTGCGTGTGCTGCTGCCGAAGGACCGGCCGCGGATCCCGCCGGAGCGCGCAGTGCGCCACTGA
- a CDS encoding RICIN domain-containing protein, protein MHRARRLFARQGFWAAIVMAVVAGSAVVVNSASAETLDLKTWYVLANRNSGKVLDSRAFDKTNGAAVVQWSRHGGANQQWRFIDAGDGYYRLQNRNSGKVLDNYNWSKTARSGIVQWSDLKGANQQFKLAKSSDSHVRLINRFSGMAVEVNNASKADGADVVQNRDRGGANQQWQLVPAGKVDSAGTPPSSASSPASGGGGSTKSFMGSSKVLIGGSMTDASATAAPFDVRYAYVHSQPAPSSDYYSASRCKDEWKSWWGCWGGSTTEPGSYVTWQDANVAKATYKGSPRPQKFFWTWYSLRDLGDLAGSGDGPGEVKAINRRDLLTRYMDDYRFFLQKIGNSHDMIDLEPDFWGYVRSLGDPHEVPAQVSGANPKDCGSQENSAAGLTRCLISMAHKYAPNTTVGMHLSCWDWQSNTQGCAKDYAKLGAQNADFLVADVSDRDAGWYAQPAHGGHDNFWTDQKAAASLKFYKTMAESVGKPVVLWQIPVGNMAQNNTLNHYKDDKVDWFFAHMDQVANAHIAALLFGAGHHEQTGIESDGGNLIRKTIAYHNSGGVALK, encoded by the coding sequence ATGCATCGTGCCCGTCGGTTGTTCGCGCGTCAGGGTTTCTGGGCGGCCATCGTCATGGCTGTCGTGGCCGGCTCCGCTGTTGTGGTCAACAGTGCCTCAGCGGAAACCCTGGATCTGAAGACGTGGTATGTGCTGGCCAACCGCAACAGCGGCAAGGTGCTGGACAGCCGCGCCTTCGACAAGACCAACGGCGCGGCGGTGGTGCAGTGGAGCCGTCACGGCGGAGCCAACCAGCAGTGGCGCTTCATCGACGCGGGTGACGGGTACTACCGGCTGCAGAACCGGAACTCCGGCAAGGTGCTGGACAACTACAACTGGTCGAAGACCGCCCGCTCCGGCATCGTGCAGTGGAGCGACCTGAAGGGCGCCAACCAGCAGTTCAAACTGGCGAAGTCGTCGGACAGTCACGTGCGTTTGATCAATCGCTTCAGCGGCATGGCCGTCGAGGTCAACAACGCCTCCAAGGCTGACGGGGCCGACGTCGTCCAGAACCGCGACCGGGGCGGCGCCAATCAGCAATGGCAACTCGTCCCGGCCGGGAAGGTCGACAGCGCCGGCACGCCCCCGTCGTCGGCGTCGTCTCCTGCGTCCGGTGGTGGCGGCTCGACGAAGAGTTTCATGGGTAGTAGCAAGGTGCTCATCGGCGGCTCGATGACTGACGCCTCGGCGACCGCCGCGCCGTTCGACGTGCGATACGCCTATGTGCACAGCCAGCCCGCGCCCTCGTCGGATTACTATTCGGCATCGCGTTGCAAGGATGAGTGGAAGAGCTGGTGGGGTTGCTGGGGCGGCAGCACCACGGAGCCCGGCAGTTACGTGACCTGGCAGGACGCCAATGTGGCCAAGGCGACTTACAAGGGCAGCCCGCGCCCGCAGAAGTTTTTCTGGACTTGGTACTCCTTGCGCGATCTCGGGGATTTGGCAGGCTCGGGCGACGGTCCGGGCGAGGTCAAGGCCATCAACAGGCGCGACCTGCTCACCCGGTATATGGACGACTACCGCTTCTTCCTCCAGAAGATCGGCAACTCGCACGACATGATCGACCTTGAGCCGGATTTTTGGGGCTACGTCCGGTCGCTCGGCGATCCGCACGAGGTTCCCGCGCAGGTCTCGGGCGCAAATCCGAAGGATTGCGGATCCCAGGAGAACAGCGCCGCCGGACTCACCCGCTGCCTGATTTCGATGGCGCACAAATATGCGCCGAACACCACTGTGGGGATGCACCTTTCCTGCTGGGACTGGCAGAGCAACACACAGGGATGCGCCAAGGATTACGCGAAGCTCGGTGCACAGAACGCCGACTTCCTGGTCGCCGATGTGTCGGACCGCGATGCAGGCTGGTACGCACAGCCCGCCCACGGCGGCCATGACAACTTCTGGACTGACCAGAAGGCCGCTGCCTCGCTGAAGTTCTACAAGACGATGGCCGAGTCCGTGGGCAAGCCGGTCGTCCTGTGGCAGATCCCCGTAGGCAACATGGCGCAGAACAACACCCTCAACCATTACAAGGACGACAAGGTGGACTGGTTCTTCGCGCACATGGACCAGGTGGCGAACGCGCATATCGCCGCCCTGCTGTTCGGCGCGGGGCATCACGAACAGACAGGGATCGAGTCCGACGGCGGAAACCTGATCCGCAAGACGATCGCCTATCACAACTCGGGTGGTGTGGCGCTCAAGTAG
- a CDS encoding zinc-binding dehydrogenase translates to MDTMLAGRFHLDSKKFVVEEVPVPVPGPGEVLVEVKAAGVCLSDVHLIDGSLPPLFLDSDVVTVGHEVSGVVHILGPGLKRELAVGTRVTLEAGKSCGQCAGCVRRRPCTQMLTAGIDYDGGWAQYMVTPEETLVPIPDSLPFDQAAIIPDAVSTPYAAVVATAGVRPAQSVGVWGVGGVGAHNVRLARMVGAAPIIAVDPLPSARERALDFGADLALDPAAPDFADQVRAATAGQGLDFAFDCAGVPAVREQAASVLGREGALILVGITPKPLTITEGLTLNYMMKQVRGHYGATPEGVTELVRLTAAGRLDLAPSITDHIPLADAADAVNRLENKIGDPIRLILVP, encoded by the coding sequence ATGGACACCATGCTCGCCGGACGCTTCCACCTGGACAGCAAGAAGTTCGTTGTGGAAGAAGTCCCCGTCCCCGTACCCGGGCCGGGCGAGGTCCTCGTAGAGGTCAAGGCCGCGGGCGTCTGCCTCTCGGACGTCCACCTGATCGACGGATCCCTCCCCCCGCTCTTCCTGGACTCCGATGTGGTCACCGTCGGCCACGAGGTCTCCGGTGTGGTCCACATCCTCGGCCCCGGTCTCAAGCGAGAACTGGCCGTCGGCACCCGCGTCACCCTGGAGGCCGGCAAGAGCTGCGGCCAGTGCGCCGGCTGCGTGCGCCGCCGCCCTTGCACCCAGATGCTCACCGCCGGCATCGACTACGACGGCGGCTGGGCCCAGTACATGGTCACCCCCGAGGAGACCCTCGTCCCCATCCCCGACAGCCTCCCCTTCGACCAGGCCGCGATCATCCCCGACGCGGTCTCCACCCCCTACGCCGCCGTCGTCGCCACCGCAGGCGTACGTCCCGCCCAGTCCGTCGGCGTGTGGGGCGTGGGCGGAGTCGGCGCGCACAACGTACGCCTCGCCCGCATGGTCGGCGCCGCACCGATCATCGCCGTCGACCCGCTGCCCAGCGCCCGCGAGCGCGCCCTGGACTTCGGCGCCGACCTCGCCCTCGACCCGGCCGCCCCCGACTTCGCCGACCAGGTCCGCGCCGCCACCGCCGGGCAGGGCCTGGACTTCGCCTTCGACTGCGCCGGCGTGCCCGCCGTCCGCGAGCAGGCCGCCTCCGTGCTCGGCCGCGAGGGCGCCCTGATCCTGGTCGGCATCACCCCCAAGCCGCTCACCATCACCGAGGGACTGACCCTCAACTACATGATGAAGCAGGTGCGCGGCCACTACGGCGCCACCCCCGAGGGCGTCACCGAGCTCGTGCGGCTGACCGCAGCCGGACGTCTCGACCTCGCCCCCTCCATCACCGATCACATCCCGCTGGCCGACGCCGCCGACGCGGTCAACCGGCTGGAGAACAAGATCGGCGACCCGATCCGCCTCATCCTCGTCCCCTGA
- a CDS encoding bifunctional cytochrome P450/NADPH--P450 reductase, with protein sequence MTTQPVSDRRSASPSGIPMLGQPPQIPDTNPVAYIGELSKQFPEGIFSMDVGGQENVFVYDPDLVTEVCDETRFGKPIFAPLAHVRDYTGAGLFTAHDDEEVWGMAHRILMPAFSQRAMKGYFGQMLEIAQNLVGKWERKEGQPVNITDDYTRLTLDTIALSGFGYRFDSFEKEKLHPFLQALLESLVESMRRSQELPSMTALRKDDDKRYHENIKLMRDLVESVIKERRQGESSGEDDLLGLMLQATDPETGKLLDDDNVRDQVVTFLIAGHETTSGLLSFATYSLMRNPHVLAQAYAEVDRLLPGDTVPDYDTIMKMDVIPRILEETLRLWAPIPQIMKAPLEDTVIGGRYELKQGTKTNLLMGPLHTHPKAWERPEEFDIDRWLPENRAQHHPHAYKPFGNGRRACIGRQFALTEARLALALVLQKFKFSDTSDYKMDVREALTRKPGDFELKVRTRQEHERTVFGAEAEQTDDTRQQAAVSGVGVNLTVAYGSSLGSCEDLARTLADRSERSGFGTTLASLDELGDHLPTEGLLVVVAASYNGKAPDNAQRFDELIAAGLPEGSLSGVRFALLGAGNTQWVATYQAFPKRIEEALLAAGATPVVERGIADAAGDFDGMASRWMDTLWATLAEEYAADTSDAGGPRFEVQLLTEADVRPAIVSEQAYPLTVVANEELVSDATGLWDFSIEPPRPSAKSITIELPEGVTYATGNHLAVFAKNEPALVDRALARLGVDRDQVLRLDQPAGGRTHLPVGTPVTAGLLLTEFLELQDVATRSQIQTLAENTPCPWTRPQLEAYTADTEEAQQRYQEDILDKRMSVLDLLERFPAVELPLAIFLDLMGPIRPRFYSISSAPLANPRQVRLTVGLLEGPALSGDGQYRGTCSSYIARLEPGDVFYGYVRVPSPTFAPPADPATPLILIGPGTGIAPLRGFLEERARQHENDTKVGLSQVFVGCRHPEHDYFYQQEMQSWEQAGIAQVHTAYSAVTGHPARFVQDAITAASDTVWQAIEEGAYIYVCGDGRRMAPAVREALAAIHRRHTGSDDETAQQWLAQLEADERYQQDVFA encoded by the coding sequence ATGACCACGCAACCCGTGAGCGACCGCCGTTCCGCGTCTCCGAGCGGGATCCCGATGCTCGGCCAACCCCCGCAGATCCCCGACACCAACCCGGTCGCGTACATCGGCGAGCTGTCCAAGCAGTTCCCCGAGGGCATATTCAGCATGGACGTCGGGGGCCAGGAGAACGTCTTCGTCTACGACCCGGACCTGGTCACCGAGGTCTGCGACGAGACCCGTTTCGGGAAGCCGATCTTCGCGCCGCTGGCCCATGTCCGGGACTACACCGGCGCCGGACTCTTCACGGCCCACGACGACGAGGAAGTCTGGGGCATGGCGCACCGGATCCTCATGCCGGCCTTCAGCCAGCGGGCCATGAAGGGCTACTTCGGGCAGATGCTGGAGATCGCCCAGAACCTGGTGGGCAAGTGGGAGCGTAAGGAGGGGCAGCCGGTCAACATCACCGACGACTACACCCGGCTCACCCTGGACACCATCGCTCTGTCGGGGTTCGGCTACCGGTTCGACTCCTTCGAGAAGGAAAAACTGCACCCCTTCCTCCAAGCGCTGCTGGAGTCGCTGGTGGAGTCGATGCGGCGCTCGCAGGAACTGCCGAGCATGACCGCGCTCCGCAAGGACGACGACAAGAGGTACCACGAGAACATCAAGCTGATGCGGGACCTGGTCGAGAGTGTGATCAAGGAGCGCCGTCAGGGGGAGAGCAGCGGTGAGGACGACCTGCTCGGTCTGATGCTGCAGGCCACCGACCCGGAGACCGGCAAGCTGCTGGACGACGACAACGTCCGGGACCAGGTGGTGACGTTCCTGATCGCCGGCCACGAGACCACCAGTGGTCTGCTGTCGTTCGCCACGTACTCGCTGATGCGCAATCCGCACGTGCTGGCGCAGGCCTACGCCGAGGTGGACCGGCTGCTGCCCGGCGACACCGTCCCGGACTACGACACGATCATGAAGATGGACGTGATCCCGCGGATCCTGGAGGAGACCCTGCGTCTGTGGGCTCCCATCCCGCAGATCATGAAGGCGCCGCTGGAGGACACCGTCATCGGTGGCCGTTACGAGCTGAAGCAGGGGACGAAGACGAACCTGCTGATGGGACCGCTGCACACCCACCCCAAGGCGTGGGAGCGGCCGGAGGAGTTCGACATCGACCGGTGGCTGCCGGAGAACCGAGCCCAGCACCACCCGCACGCCTACAAGCCGTTCGGCAACGGCCGGCGTGCCTGCATCGGCCGGCAATTCGCGCTCACCGAGGCCCGTCTGGCCCTCGCGCTGGTGCTGCAGAAGTTCAAGTTCTCCGACACCAGCGACTACAAGATGGACGTGCGGGAGGCGCTGACGCGGAAGCCCGGCGACTTCGAACTGAAGGTGCGGACCCGCCAGGAGCACGAGCGGACCGTGTTCGGAGCCGAGGCCGAGCAGACGGATGACACGCGGCAGCAGGCCGCGGTCAGCGGTGTCGGGGTGAACCTGACCGTCGCCTATGGCTCCAGCCTGGGCAGCTGTGAGGATCTGGCGCGCACCCTCGCCGATCGCAGCGAGCGCTCCGGGTTCGGGACCACGCTGGCGAGCCTGGACGAGCTGGGCGACCACCTGCCCACCGAGGGCCTGCTCGTGGTCGTCGCCGCCAGCTACAACGGCAAGGCGCCCGACAACGCGCAGCGTTTCGACGAGCTGATCGCCGCCGGGCTGCCCGAGGGTTCACTGTCGGGCGTGCGGTTCGCGCTGCTGGGTGCCGGCAACACCCAGTGGGTGGCGACCTACCAGGCTTTCCCCAAGCGGATCGAGGAGGCGCTGCTCGCCGCCGGGGCCACGCCCGTGGTCGAGCGGGGCATCGCGGATGCGGCCGGTGACTTCGACGGCATGGCCTCTCGCTGGATGGACACCCTGTGGGCCACGCTGGCCGAGGAGTACGCCGCCGACACCTCCGACGCGGGCGGACCACGCTTCGAGGTGCAACTGCTGACCGAGGCCGATGTCCGCCCGGCGATCGTCTCCGAGCAGGCCTACCCCCTCACTGTCGTCGCCAACGAGGAACTCGTCAGCGACGCGACCGGCCTGTGGGACTTCAGCATCGAGCCGCCGCGCCCGTCGGCGAAGTCCATCACCATCGAGCTGCCCGAGGGTGTCACCTACGCGACCGGTAACCACCTGGCCGTCTTCGCCAAGAACGAGCCCGCGCTGGTCGACCGCGCCCTCGCGCGGCTCGGCGTCGACCGGGACCAGGTGCTGCGACTGGACCAGCCGGCCGGCGGCAGGACGCACCTGCCGGTCGGCACGCCCGTCACCGCGGGCCTGCTGCTCACCGAGTTCCTGGAACTGCAGGACGTGGCCACCCGCTCCCAGATCCAGACCCTGGCCGAGAACACCCCGTGTCCGTGGACCAGGCCGCAGCTGGAGGCGTACACGGCCGACACCGAAGAGGCCCAGCAGCGGTACCAGGAGGACATCCTCGACAAGCGCATGTCGGTGCTGGATCTTCTGGAGCGCTTCCCGGCGGTCGAGCTGCCGCTGGCGATCTTCCTGGACCTGATGGGCCCGATCCGTCCCCGCTTCTACTCCATCTCCTCTGCCCCGCTGGCCAACCCTCGCCAGGTGCGCCTGACCGTCGGTCTGCTGGAAGGGCCCGCCCTGTCCGGCGACGGCCAGTACCGCGGCACCTGCTCGTCCTACATCGCACGCCTGGAGCCGGGAGATGTCTTCTACGGCTACGTGCGGGTGCCTTCCCCCACCTTCGCCCCGCCGGCCGACCCTGCCACCCCGCTGATCCTCATCGGTCCCGGCACCGGCATCGCACCGCTGCGCGGCTTTTTGGAGGAGCGCGCCCGGCAGCACGAGAACGACACGAAGGTGGGCCTGTCGCAGGTCTTCGTCGGCTGCCGTCACCCCGAGCACGACTACTTCTACCAGCAGGAGATGCAGTCCTGGGAGCAGGCCGGGATCGCCCAGGTCCACACCGCGTACTCCGCGGTGACCGGCCACCCCGCCCGGTTCGTCCAGGACGCGATCACCGCCGCCTCCGACACGGTGTGGCAGGCCATCGAAGAGGGTGCCTACATCTACGTCTGCGGTGACGGCCGCCGCATGGCACCCGCGGTGCGCGAAGCCCTGGCCGCCATCCACCGCCGCCACACCGGCAGCGACGACGAGACCGCCCAGCAGTGGCTCGCCCAGCTGGAGGCCGACGAGCGCTACCAGCAGGACGTCTTCGCCTGA
- a CDS encoding TetR/AcrR family transcriptional regulator produces the protein METPKKAPRGTRKRDVPLTEDGIYAMALQLIDADGVEALTMRKLATALDANPMSLYHHVPNKDALLSGVARTVGAQFRTATREDAAWQDRLRQLAEDFRTLAYRHPELMTYSFGRPEFIQPEDPFWLGLTAVLEDAGVPQQETPRVAAPVCAAVLGVLIAEINGSLHRWSALLPTTPAAGNGERTDTGSDDSRMFHEALEMIITGLESRLTAERAGRDGGEGQ, from the coding sequence ATGGAAACGCCAAAGAAGGCTCCCCGGGGAACGAGGAAGAGGGACGTACCGCTCACCGAGGACGGCATCTACGCCATGGCGCTGCAGCTCATCGACGCCGACGGGGTCGAGGCGCTGACCATGCGCAAACTCGCGACCGCGCTGGACGCGAACCCGATGTCGCTGTACCACCACGTGCCCAACAAGGACGCACTGCTGAGTGGCGTGGCCAGAACAGTCGGCGCCCAGTTCCGCACCGCGACCCGGGAAGACGCTGCCTGGCAGGACCGCCTCCGCCAACTCGCCGAGGACTTCCGCACGCTGGCGTACCGCCACCCTGAGCTCATGACCTACTCGTTCGGACGACCGGAATTCATCCAGCCCGAAGACCCCTTCTGGCTCGGACTCACCGCCGTGCTGGAGGACGCGGGGGTACCGCAGCAAGAGACCCCACGCGTGGCCGCTCCTGTCTGCGCCGCCGTACTCGGCGTGCTGATCGCCGAAATCAACGGTTCACTTCACCGGTGGTCAGCTCTCCTGCCGACTACCCCCGCTGCCGGCAATGGCGAGCGCACGGACACAGGCTCTGATGACAGCCGGATGTTCCACGAGGCGCTAGAGATGATCATCACGGGACTGGAGAGCCGACTCACAGCCGAACGTGCCGGCCGGGACGGCGGTGAGGGCCAATGA
- a CDS encoding TetR/AcrR family transcriptional regulator: MSAGEASEHAERSRHSRLTADRERDIYEAVLTLLREVDYDALAMDDVAARARASKATFYRRWQGKPRLVAAALRHRTPVESDALDTGSLAGDLHEIARRAGGAAHQEDVVLLRALSRAAHAHPELADAMYDSRIRPKLQTMRAVVDRAIDRGEVAANNPALGFLPHLIAGANLARPVVERAEADAAYLSRYVDAVVLPALLSADTP, encoded by the coding sequence ATGTCCGCAGGTGAGGCATCCGAGCACGCCGAGAGATCACGGCACAGCCGGTTGACCGCGGATCGGGAGCGAGACATCTACGAGGCCGTCCTGACCCTGCTGCGGGAGGTCGACTACGACGCGCTCGCCATGGACGACGTCGCCGCGCGGGCCAGGGCGAGCAAGGCGACGTTCTATCGTCGATGGCAGGGCAAGCCGCGGCTCGTGGCAGCGGCATTGCGGCACCGCACTCCCGTTGAGAGCGACGCCCTGGATACGGGGTCCCTGGCGGGCGATCTGCACGAGATCGCCAGGAGGGCAGGGGGAGCCGCCCACCAGGAGGACGTCGTGCTGCTGCGGGCACTCAGCCGTGCGGCCCACGCCCATCCCGAACTGGCGGACGCTATGTACGACAGCAGAATCAGGCCCAAACTGCAGACGATGCGCGCGGTGGTCGACCGCGCCATCGACCGTGGCGAGGTGGCGGCGAACAATCCGGCGCTCGGTTTCCTGCCGCACCTCATCGCCGGGGCGAACCTCGCCCGACCGGTCGTCGAACGCGCCGAAGCGGACGCCGCGTATCTCAGCCGCTACGTGGACGCCGTGGTCCTGCCGGCACTGCTGAGCGCTGACACCCCGTGA